The genomic interval tagtggggcaaagagagacccTGAATCCTGACACGGACTTGGCTGCACTACCTTTTTgtagctgcgtgaccttggacgGATCGGTtgacctttctgggcctcagtttactcctCTTTCAAGTGGGGACACGAAGGGGCTGTTTCGAGGACTCAATTAGGAAACGTAAGGCCCAAGTTAGAGGCTCCACTCTGCCAGATCCCGCAGGAAATGAGAATTCCTGACCCCCGTGGAGGGTTTAGTGGTACAGGCCCCGCATCACCGTGGTCTGGGAAACCACCCTCGCCCCCGGGGCCCGACCCGTCATGGCTCGGTGGCTTAACCCTCGTGTTCTAGAATCAGAAGGATGTGGCCCTGCTGGGGATTTGGGTCCCGCTGCAGGGGACCCCCAGGGCACGCTTCCGGGAGcaaaaggaagtgagggaggggccaTGAGGTCCGGGCACCTTGGGCAAATCTCCGAGCGTTCTGGTGGTCCCTCAGCAGCACCTCCTCCACGTCTGCCAGTCCAACCAGGGCAGCTGCGGCCAGCACCCCCGCCTGGCGCATCCCCCCGCCCAGGGCTTTCCGGAGGCGCCAGGCTCCTTCGATGAAGTCCTTGGGCCCCCCAACCAGGGCTCCCACCGGTGCGCCCAGGccctgggaggaagagaggagagagtccTGCGTGCCTGCGCCCCCAGGTGTGCATCTCTGTCCTCTcaccccggggggagggggatgtgaaggggacagggaagggcagacacCGTGGCCCCATCTGGGGTTGGGGCTCGAGGGGCCCGGGGCCAGCAGCGGCCCTCATAGGAGCTCAGGCACCCGGCTCCGACTCCTCTTGTGGGCACCCCCATCACCCTGTGTCTGGGAGGCAGCCGGTGGCTTCCCCACcttggagaaacagagagacacagagtcacAGTGCTCCACGATGCGGGCGGGGGGCACGTGCAGAGCCACCGCAGCGTTCATCAGCCGGGCCCCGTCCAGGTGGACCCGGACCCCGCAGCTCTGGGCCAGGAGGCGCACCTGGGGGCCAAGTGCAGGCCACAGTCAGAGGGGCTGGGCTTGGGGCAGGAGCCGAGGGAGGATGGGTCTCCAGAAGGTCACGGGGTTTGGTTCCTGGAGGAGccacggcgggggtggggggtggggggtacagaGTGAAGAGAGCTGGGTTGGTGACCAGCTTGGCCGCCTGGGACCTGAGCAGGCACATCTTCTGCCTGGATCTGGGTGCCGTCCTCTAGGAAAGGGGGTTGACGGTGAGCGTTTCATCTCACGCCTACGGTGGCTGTGGCCAGAGCGGCAGATGCCCCTCCTACCCAGGCGGCACCCCTGCTCCGTGAAGGAGATGCTCTCAGCCCTTCTCACAGCCCTTCTCAGCCCTTCTCACAGGCAAAGGGCAGCTCTGGAGACTTAGCACTCAGGTTCTCACACCGGGGAGTGGGACGGTCCCTGCACGCGCTGGTGCTACTCTGGGCTCcctggaagggaggggtgggagacGGGTCTCTGTTCTGGGGCCTAAAGTGGGGCAATAGTGCCCTTCACATCTGCAGCCTGGGACCACATGTCCTCCCACAACACTTCTGGCTGCGATGGGCACCCACGGCCCATGTCAGAGACCTAATCCCTGGAGAGGGGCCCCATGGGACAGGAAGCCAGGAGctggctggtggggtggggggcacagaagTGGGGTAGGGCCTACCTGGCGTAGGTAGTCGATGGGGAGAACCCGGCCCCCCGAGCTGCTGTGGGTGTTTTCCAGGCAGATGAGCTCACAGACCGGGTGGTAGGGGCTCCCGAGGCCCCGTGTGACCGTCCTCTCCAGCTCAAGCAGGTCCAGGGTCCCATGGGGCAGgtctgggagggggtgggagtgcACCCCAGCAATCTGCAGGTATTGGGGTGGGGATTCAGGATCAGGTCCAGGGGCTCAGGGTCACCTCCTACCTCTGTCCTGTCTGCTTGCCCCCAGCTCTGGACCATGGAGCCTTGCCCCTGTGCTGCAGCCTGAGGGTTAgggtgctccccccaccccccaccccagcaatcAAGGGCCGCGTGCTCTGGGTACCCACTAGGGGGCAGCAGGACACCAAGCACAGCCGGTGTCCCCGTGGCGGCCGGAGCCGCGGCTGCCCCCACGTGGTCAGTCTGGGGATGGCTCTCCTTCCCGCCTCCTTAGAGACGCCACCACCCGGCCATTTCTTCCCTCTGCAGGTCCCATGGCGGTGCCTGGAAAGCAGGTTCCCACCAGAAATGCTGAGCAGCTCGTGCTGGCCCCAGGTGAGGGGTGACGGGTCCTTACCTGAGCCACCCCGCCCTGCTCATAGACGTGGAGGTGGCTCTCCTGCCCGAGGAGGAGCTGGGAGCCCCTGCGCTGGCAGTGACACATCACTGAGATAGATGGGGGAGGGCAGTGTCGGCTCTGAGTGCCAGGGGGCCCACCGGCAGAGCGTCTCCTGCACTGGAAGCCCACCACGGTGCTGCCCCTTGGGGCCAAGCAGCTCCGGGCACGAGCCTCAGTCGGGCCCAGCAGGAAACCGAGGGTGCATGCGCACTGGGGAGCCAGAGAGTTTAACAAAGGGACAACTTATAACAAAGGTGGCAGCATGTAGGGAAGTCAGAAGGGACAGTGCAAGACCCCCAGGCCTTAAGGGGCAAGAGAAGGCTGTGGTTACCAGAACCTGGAGACAGGGCCGTGTGGAGAGGGCTGGCCCAGGGAGAGCCtctggggagggagctgggggaggagcgCAGACACGCTGgcctcactctcctcccctccctcccctcctgctaGGGGCCCTCCTGACTGAGCCCAGCAGAAATCCAGATGGCTCAGGACCCCACTGATGTCGTCCCGGCCCCGCCTCCAGCACCAAGGAGAGAAACacggagggaggggctggagggcagagtcACCCAACGCCGCTCACCAGAGATAAGGTTGGCCATGGTGTTGGTGGGCACGAACAAGGTCCGATCCACCCCCAGCAGCGTGGCTGCCTTTTCCTGCAGCTCTGAGGAGGAGAGGGATGGGGTGCGAGGAGGATTCATCAACAATGGCAGTCTCCTTGCATCACTCATAACCGTGAGCCCATGTCGTGATGAGGTGAGTGGCCAAGCCAGACAAGAGCCCTGGTCTGCCAGCTGCACAGTCTGTGGTCTTGGTGACCGCATGTCTGGGTCCAGAGGCCCCTCACTGAACCCTCTacacccagcctcctcctgggccatggtctccccccccccccaattgaaACTGTGGTTTGAACCCCCCTGTCCCATCCAGACCTCACACCTGTCTCACTTCCTTTCCCATCAGCCCCTTGCAGGTGGGGCCCTGCGGTTTCTCTGCTGACTTCCTCTCCCAGAACAGGACAGGAGCTCTCAGAAGGGGGGACTCGGGGAGGGGGTAAGCGGGGCTTCTGGCTCCTGCTTTGAAGCCTGCTGTGGCTCCCCTCTGCCTGTGGCATCAAGTCTAAAGTCTTCAGCATGACATTCAAGGGCAGTGGGATTTGCCTTCTGCCTCCACCTCCAGGGACAGGGGTGGCCCCGGTACCCCACGCTCCAGCCACATTCCCTTATCCATATCCTAAACACCTTTCTCACCTCCCAGTGAGCTGGCTCCCTTCCTTGCCTGGGGGCTCCACTCGCCCTTCAGGAGGCTACTCTGCAAAGTCCCCCTTCCCTGTGAGTTCCACGCCTCCGCTCACCCCCAGTTCTCAAGGCCCTCTCTGTGGACACATGTGAACCccagcacctcccccaccccatggtgGTATGCCTACTAAGCAGTGGGCTCAGCATTTTTGAAGTTCGAGGCAACAGTAGGTGTCTGCAAAATTCATGATCACCAGATGCCATCTGGCCCCACAGACAGGCCCTGGGAGCTCAAGTGGCAACCTGTAGCTTGTCCCCGGCACCGGAGAGGGTTGTACGCACCCCAGCAATAGCAGTGGTCCGCAACTGTCAACCCAGGGTGGGAGTGCTGTCACTGTGTCACTTGAAAACGCTCCCTAGCTTATTGGAGCCCGCTCCTTGAGAGGTGCAGGCTGCGGAAAACCCCCTTATCTAGAGCGGCTTTCTGTTTATCTTCACGTGGAAAGACAGTGGGTCCAGGACAAGAGCTACAGGTTTTAGAGAAAAGACCTGGGCTCACATACTGCCTAGCCGTTTACTGGGTATGAGACCTTGTGTGCCACACTCGCTGGGATGCTGATCTCAGAGCCCTCCTGTGCAAGGTGAGACCACACCCATCTCTTCCAGCAGTGGCACGACACTTCAGTGTGCACGCGCATCACCTGGGCATCCTGTTAGCGTGCCGATTCTGGCTCAGCAGGTGGAAGGGTGGGACCTGGGGCTCTGCATCCCTAACAGACTGAGCAGCTAGGCCCGCAGAGCTTCACGCCCAGCCTGCCCGCTGAGCCGCCACCCGCGCGCCCGGGGCCGCCTCTCCCGCCAGCACCACGGACAGCGCCCCGGGGTCTCGGCGACGACCCCAGGCCCCGGCCTGCACACCCGGCTCACCGCGGACGGTGGGGTCCTCGCCGTAGTCGTCGTCCCCCACGACCGCCTCGGCCATGGCGCGCCTCATGGCCGGCCCGGGCTTGGTCACCGTGTCGCTGCGCAGGTCCACCACGTGCACCgggacccccgccccgcccccagacccCCGCGTCCGGAGGGCCCCCTGCCGCTGGACCGCGGCCCGAGCCAGTCCACGAAGCATGGCGGGGGCAGCTCCCGACCCCACCCCGACCCTCCCGAGCGAGCGCTACCCGGAGCGGCGAGGGTCGGCACGGCTTCCCCGACCTCGACCTCGGCCGTTGACCAGGGCCTGCGGGAGCGCCCGCGGCATGCTGGAAGTTGTAGTTCGGACTCCGTCCCGGCGGGCACTAGCGCAGGCTCGGGCAGGACGGTGCCGAGGCACGCTGGGAGTTGTAGTTCGGGCTTCGCGGGGTGGACACGGCGCGAGATgggcctgggggagagggagtcacagacggggaaactgagccGTGCACCAGCTAATGCCTACAGTCACATGTGGCGGAGGCGGCCCGGCCGGCTGTCCCCGGAGTCCCCAGGGTCCCGTTCTGAACCACTACTTTCCGTCGCCCCTAAAAACTAGCATCCCGCCGTCTGCTTTTTTCGATATGGATTTTTTTGAGGACCTCCTGCGTGTCAGGCATGGCCTAAATGCCAGGCAGAGGGACACGAGGATGGCACAAGCGGTCTGAGCGTCCCACTTCATGGGGTATAATGGGAGGCAGAATTAGAGGGGTGCGCAGGGAGCCCCCTCCTCCATACCCCCTGCCCTGGAGGGGTGGGCTACCTCCAACTGAGGTACAGTGCAGGGTAATAGTGAAGGGGACCGACCGACTCAGTCCTCACTTACCAGCTGTGCGGCTTTGCACAAGCCTTTCGGCCTCCccgtgcctcagtctcctccacTGCAGAATGGGCTGCTTTGGGGAGTCCCTGACCTACTGTGTTCAGTGCTGACCCTGGTGCCTGGCTGTGGGTAAGTGCTATGTGTGAATGCTTACTTCTTACTGCTGCTGCTATTATCATTGTTACTGGCCAcagcccagggccctggggcttGGTGCTGCTGCTGTGGGGCGCACGGTGACTCAGCCCAGACTGGACCTTCTGCGGCGTGACCCTTCCTCACACGGAAGGACCGGCCTCCCTCTGAGTGCCCAGCCCCACTCGGCTGCTCCCCTTCCTGGAGTGTGGCCACAGATGTGTGTCCCCCATGGGAGGAAGTCGGTCCCGAGGGGCCCAAGTTCACCGGAAGAGGCACCCACGGCTCTGGTCAGGGCACCCCTGATCAAAGAGGACACCGACGCCTTCATCAGAGGTCTGCCATGTGCCTGCTCCAAATTGGgtctgggggtgagggagagtaAGGCCAGGCTGCCTTCGGAGCTCGGGTCCTCAGGGTGGGGACAGGATGCTGCCCAAGAGAGGAGCACTGGGAAGAGGGGGGATGTCAGCAtcacggggcagggggtggtgctGCAGCAGGCCTGGCTGAGGCAGCAGGGTGGGCTTCCCGGAGGAAGCAGTGACTGGGCTGACTTTTGAAGACAGAGCAGGTCGCTAACCAGACAAAGGGAGAACTCGAGGCAAAGGCTTGGGGTAGGTCTCAAAGGAAGGCCAGCCTGGCGGGAGAATCGAGCAGGGGTGGAGAGGCAGCTATATCCACGGTCGGGGCAACTTCCCTGGggctctccccctctcccccaagccTAGCACAGGCATCCTGAAGGGGCAGAAATCTCAAGTCCCCGTGGGATCAGTGGCCGCAAGGACCCCCGTCTAAAGGAAAGGCTCAtcgtgccctcccccaccccagtgcccctctgGCCTTGACCCACAATCTGCACTCAGTTCCGGGTCCTTGGAAAACAAGCCCCTTATCTCGGAGTCTGGCTCCAGCCCTTCTGctgggaagtggggtggggagcagaggcctctgtgggcaggaagggaggggttGGGGCCTCAATGGCGGCTCTCAGGAGAGCAGGGAGTAAGGGGCAAAGAGCTGGGTCCCCAGACAGGCGGCCTCTTCCTGGGGAAGATGGGGCCTAACAGGGCTCATCACCCAGTCCAAGCCTCCCCTCCGCCCCGCTCCCGGGGCCAGTCCCGCCAGTCCCGCCACACCTTGGTGGTGGAGGGGGCCGGAGGGGTGGGGGCCTGGAGCAAAGAGGCCCTGGTTTCTGGGACCCTGTCATGGGGGGAGGCCCTCTGACCAAGGCTGGGTCTTAGGGGGCCTGTCTACGctcatgtgtgtctgtgtgtatctgtgtgcacacacgtatACAGGTATCGGGGTGTCCGTGCGCACGCGTGTGAGCATGTGTTTGCGGGTGCACACGTGCGTGTACACGCACGTGTGAATGTGTCGGTGCAggtgtgtgtacgtgcgtgtaCAAATGTGCGGGGtgcctgtgcacgtgtgtgtatacacgcgTGTCTGTGCGCGTGTGCCTGCGTGTGTCCCTGGCTGCGGCTGATATCGGAGTCATCCTGTTGGTAAGCTGGGAACACTTCACAGCCCCCAGGCTGGAAGGAGAAAGCAGAAGGCCCGtgagcaccccctcccctccaccccaggtcACTGAGCAGACCCCTGAAGTCTTTCCCCTCAGAGGAGAGCCCAGCCCCCTAACCAGCTGCCATCCCTGGAGGTCAAAGGCCTAAGGTCGTGGGATAGTCTCCTGCACACACAGACCTGCCTCACCCCACACATCAGCTGCCTCCTCCCCCAAGGCCACAGCCCTAGGCTAGGCCACCTCCGGGTCCGCCCCGCCCCGCAGCCCTGGCTCTGGGTCCAGCCCCCCCCTCTCACCGCAGGGCAGCCAGATGGCAACACCTCTGTTCCCCGAATGCGCTGTGCACCGGCCTCGCTCTCACCCCCAGGTTTTGCACCTGTGTCCTTTCTACCCGGAAACCATCGGCACGTGTCCTTGGTTATCGCCTTCTGAGTCTTCGGGCCTCAGCTGAGAGGtcccttcttccaggaagcccctcTGGCCCCAGCgccagcagggcagggagaagggagatggCCTGCCTTCCGGGGTGTCAGTATCGTCTCTTCCCATCGCCCGCAAGTTATGGGAAAGGGCCGAGATGCCCTCGGCCTGTGGAGTGTCCTGTGTGCCCAGGCTGGCCCTGGCCCACAGTAATCCCAGCTGAATGAGAGACAAAAGGGGACATACAGATTGACTGCCCCCAACACCCCTTCCCTGGGGAAGCGTGGAGTCCAGGAGCCGTGTCAGGAGCTCTGACCATGGAGGGCCCTGGGTCCCCGTGCGAGAGGAGGCCAGGAATGGCTGAGGAACAGACATTAGTCCTGCCTTGGTCTGTCCGCGGAGGACTCTCCAGGGAGGCCCCCAAGATAGCCCCTTCCCTGGCCTTCTGGAGACGTCTGCCTGCCACTCCCCTGTGCATTGGGAGGACACTGGGCAGGcttgcgggggggaggggcaagacaTGAGTTCAGAGTGGCTGCTTTCGTGGCACCCCGGGCTCGCTGGCACCCCTCCAGGTGCAGGCTCTGGGGTGTGGGCgcagcgcacacacacacacacacacacacacgcactagCCGAGTTCAGCGTGCGTATTCCTGTAACGCTGGGCCGCTGGCAGGAAGTGAGTGGCGGGAGGCCGCTGCTGGGAACCAGGGGCTGGCCCCACGGAGATAAAGGGAGGCAGCAGATTGGAACTGGAGATAGCGGCCTTGGGTCCCGGTAAACAGGTTGGGGGAAACGTCCTTCCCATCCCAGCCTCTTGGCCCTGAGCCCGCAGGATCCATAGGGCGCTGGCCTGCGTCCAGGCCCAGCAGCCTGGGAGTCAAGGGAGAGCTGTTTGCACCATAATCTTCCCagactgggtgggggtgggggcaaaggagagagggctgggcacccccccccaccccccgtcaagGCCACACGTGCTGGTgtagagagggaaggggacaggaggACCCCTCCGAGCCGCTGCACCTCCCCCACTGCAGAGGGAGATGTCAGAGCACAGCAGAGGGGTCACCTTCAGAGCCCCCTCAGCACATGCTTGGGAGACCAAGAGAGAATGGAGGcagtgaggggggcaggggctgcaCCCCCACAGCCCAGCGGGCAGGCTCTGCAGCAACAACCCACAGTGGGCTTGATATGCTGGCAGCCAGGAGGCCCCTCGCtgtccaggcagaggggaagctCACACCTTCACTGGAACTCAATCAGGGGCCGGCTGGGTGGGGTCTGCACGGCCGATGCCCAGGACCTGGCACAGTGGGGGCTCACGTACGCGTGTACTTCTGAAAGAGTTacgatggggcacctgggtgactca from Panthera leo isolate Ple1 chromosome E1, P.leo_Ple1_pat1.1, whole genome shotgun sequence carries:
- the LOC122206580 gene encoding probable low-specificity L-threonine aldolase 2 isoform X4; its protein translation is MLRGLARAAVQRQGALRTRGSGGGAGVPVHVVDLRSDTVTKPGPAMRRAMAEAVVGDDDYGEDPTVRELQEKAATLLGVDRTLFVPTNTMANLISVMCHCQRRGSQLLLGQESHLHVYEQGGVAQIAGVHSHPLPDLPHGTLDLLELERTVTRGLGSPYHPVCELICLENTHSSSGGRVLPIDYLRQVRLLAQSCGVRVHLDGARLMNAAVALHVPPARIVEHCDSVSLCFSKGLGAPVGALVGGPKDFIEGAWRLRKALGGGMRQAGVLAAAALVGLADVEEVLLRDHQNARRFAQGLQELASPICSVDLAAVETNMVMVTVDGLPPQELCRRLQAVSADEVAQTGRAVRVLLFPWTGRSVRAVWHRDVSARDTELALRKWGFVLKQLGALRTG
- the LOC122206580 gene encoding probable low-specificity L-threonine aldolase 2 isoform X3 — protein: MIIAAAVRSKHSHIALTHSQAPGSALNTVGQGLPKAAHSAVEETEARGGRKACAKPHSWPISRRVHPAKPELQLPACLGTVLPEPALVPAGTESELQLPACRGRSRRPWSTAEVEVGEAVPTLAAPELQEKAATLLGVDRTLFVPTNTMANLISVMCHCQRRGSQLLLGQESHLHVYEQGGVAQIAGVHSHPLPDLPHGTLDLLELERTVTRGLGSPYHPVCELICLENTHSSSGGRVLPIDYLRQGLGAPVGALVGGPKDFIEGAWRLRKALGGGMRQAGVLAAAALVGLADVEEVLLRDHQNARRFAQGLQELASPICSVDLAAVETNMVMVTVDGLPPQELCRRLQAVSADEVAQTGRAVRVLLFPWTGRSVRAVWHRDVSARDTELALRKWGKPGAPPVSGTGTGTGRHGCR
- the LOC122206580 gene encoding probable low-specificity L-threonine aldolase 2 isoform X1, with amino-acid sequence MIIAAAVRSKHSHIALTHSQAPGSALNTVGQGLPKAAHSAVEETEARGGRKACAKPHSWPISRRVHPAKPELQLPACLGTVLPEPALVPAGTESELQLPACRGRSRRPWSTAEVEVGEAVPTLAAPELQEKAATLLGVDRTLFVPTNTMANLISVMCHCQRRGSQLLLGQESHLHVYEQGGVAQIAGVHSHPLPDLPHGTLDLLELERTVTRGLGSPYHPVCELICLENTHSSSGGRVLPIDYLRQVRLLAQSCGVRVHLDGARLMNAAVALHVPPARIVEHCDSVSLCFSKGLGAPVGALVGGPKDFIEGAWRLRKALGGGMRQAGVLAAAALVGLADVEEVLLRDHQNARRFAQGLQELASPICSVDLAAVETNMVMVTVDGLPPQELCRRLQAVSADEVAQTGRAVRVLLFPWTGRSVRAVWHRDVSARDTELALRKWGKPGAPPVSGTGTGTGRHGCR
- the LOC122206580 gene encoding probable low-specificity L-threonine aldolase 2 isoform X2 is translated as MIIAAAVRSKHSHIALTHSQAPGSALNTVGQGLPKAAHSAVEETEARGGRKACAKPHSWPISRRVHPAKPELQLPACLGTVLPEPALVPAGTESELQLPACRGRSRRPWSTAEVEVGEAVPTLAAPELQEKAATLLGVDRTLFVPTNTMANLISVMCHCQRRGSQLLLGQESHLHVYEQGGVAQIAGVHSHPLPDLPHGTLDLLELERTVTRGLGSPYHPVCELICLENTHSSSGGRVLPIDYLRQVRLLAQSCGVRVHLDGARLMNAAVALHVPPARIVEHCDSVSLCFSKGLGAPVGALVGGPKDFIEGAWRLRKALGGGMRQAGVLAAAALVGLADVEEVLLRDHQNARRFAQGLQELASPICSVDLAAVETNMVMVTVDGLPPQELCRRLQAVSADEVAQTGRAVRVLLFPWTGRSVRAVWHRDVSARDTELALRKWGFVLKQLGALRTG